A region from the Drosophila takahashii strain IR98-3 E-12201 chromosome 2L, DtakHiC1v2, whole genome shotgun sequence genome encodes:
- the LOC108067644 gene encoding transcription factor SPT20 homolog isoform X1 yields METARMETAMETHFMAKMGKWMTPEEEARQKFIMRERDRERKRIKRMNPEYRQMERERDRFRKLTPRPSLMTPEEEARHKFIMRERDRERKRIKRLNPEYRRMERERDRFRKKARRANLTPEEELRLKMIQRERDRERKRIKRMNPEYRRLEQERDRDRKKARRANEAFRQLEKLRDKIRKDRKKGLLVTDPTQLPPEFAAMIPPVPVVKPEVGVPPAQPQSQQQATPLLQQQQQQQLQQHQQVAQQQQQQHQQPPPTHLQEQQLSHQLAHQRNRMMSSQLTQLATPPAHASHLQQLNKLQQLYPPRSFGHPALPIAGVTLMPQLCHPILHQNLSATLYAGPPNGIKQEYGQDISASAMAAAQAAALASLRNPQHQQDDAEMVINLEPEIVLQTGPDVNPAQPPPQQQHHFSAHQQQQQQQQQHHLQQQQQQQHCNMFQHMAPQAHMQHMRSLPPPPPPASLTLPPLPPPPPATHQQQQQPAPPQQLQHAPQ; encoded by the exons ATGGAAACGGCCAGGATGGAGACGGCGATGGAGACCcattttatggccaaaatGGGGAAG TGGATGACCCCCGAGGAGGAGGCGCGCCAAAAGTTCATCATGCGGGAGCGGGACCGCGAACGGAAACGGATCAAGCGCATGAATCCCGAGTACCGGCAGATGGAACGCGAACGGGATCGGTTTCGCAAGCTGACGCCCAGGCCCAGT CTGATGACCCCCGAGGAGGAGGCGCGCCACAAGTTCATCATGCGGGAGCGGGATCGCGAGAGGAAGCGGATCAAGCGCCTCAATCCCGAGTACCGGCGAATGGAGCGCGAGCGCGATCGATTCCGCAAGAAGGCACGACGTGCTAAC TTGACCCCCGAGGAGGAGCTGCGACTGAAGATGATCCAAAGGGAGCGGGATCGGGAGAGGAAGCGCATCAAGCGAATGAATCCGGAGTACAGGAGACTGGAGCAGGAACGTGATAGGGACAGAAAGAAGGCGCGACGAGCCAACGAGGCCTTCAGGCAGCTGGAGAAGCTGAGGGATAAGATCCGAAAGGATCGCAAAAAAGGTTTACTGGTCACGGATCCCACGCAGTTGCCGCCGGAGTTCGCAGCCATGATACCGCCAGTGCCTGTGGTGAAGCCCGAGGTGGGTGTGCCACCAGCCCAACCGCAAAGTCAGCAGCAGGCCACGCcactgctgcagcagcaacagcagcagcagttgcagcaacatcagcaggtggcgcagcagcagcagcagcagcatcagcaaccTCCGCCCACGCACCTGCAGGAACAGCAGTTGAGTCACCAGCTGGCGCATCAGCGGAACCGCATGATGTCCAGCCAACTCACCCaactggccacgccccccgcccaTGCATCGCACCTGCAGCAGCTGAACAAGTTGCAGCAACTCTACCCGCCACGGAGTTTCGGCCATCCCGCCCTGCCAATTGCCGGAGTGACGCTGATGCCGCAGCTCTGCCACCCCATCCTGCATCAGAACCTCAGTGCCACTCTGTACGCGGGTCCACCGAATGGCATCAAGCAGGAGTACGGTCAGGATATCTCCGCCTCGGCAATGGCGGCAGCTCAGGCGGCGGCATTGGCATCGCTGAGAAATCCCCAGCATCAGCAAGATGACGCCGAAATGGTCATAAACCTCGAGCCGGAAATCGTACTCCAAACCGGACCCGATGTGAATCCCGCCCAGCccccgccgcagcagcagcatcatttTAGCgcccaccagcagcaacagcaacagcagcagcaacatcatctccagcagcagcagcagcagcagcattgcAACATGTTCCAGCATATGGCTCCCCAGGCGCACATGCAACACATGCGATCCCTGccacctccgccgccgcccgcTTCGCTGACCTTGCCACCGCTGCCGCCCCCGCCACCTGCAAcgcaccagcagcaacagcaaccagCGCCGCCGCAGCAATTGCAACACGCTCCGCAGTGA
- the LOC108067644 gene encoding putative uncharacterized protein DDB_G0268364 isoform X4, with protein sequence MTPEEEARHKFIMRERDRERKRIKRLNPEYRRMERERDRFRKKARRANLTPEEELRLKMIQRERDRERKRIKRMNPEYRRLEQERDRDRKKARRANEAFRQLEKLRDKIRKDRKKGLLVTDPTQLPPEFAAMIPPVPVVKPEVGVPPAQPQSQQQATPLLQQQQQQQLQQHQQVAQQQQQQHQQPPPTHLQEQQLSHQLAHQRNRMMSSQLTQLATPPAHASHLQQLNKLQQLYPPRSFGHPALPIAGVTLMPQLCHPILHQNLSATLYAGPPNGIKQEYGQDISASAMAAAQAAALASLRNPQHQQDDAEMVINLEPEIVLQTGPDVNPAQPPPQQQHHFSAHQQQQQQQQQHHLQQQQQQQHCNMFQHMAPQAHMQHMRSLPPPPPPASLTLPPLPPPPPATHQQQQQPAPPQQLQHAPQ encoded by the exons ATGACCCCCGAGGAGGAGGCGCGCCACAAGTTCATCATGCGGGAGCGGGATCGCGAGAGGAAGCGGATCAAGCGCCTCAATCCCGAGTACCGGCGAATGGAGCGCGAGCGCGATCGATTCCGCAAGAAGGCACGACGTGCTAAC TTGACCCCCGAGGAGGAGCTGCGACTGAAGATGATCCAAAGGGAGCGGGATCGGGAGAGGAAGCGCATCAAGCGAATGAATCCGGAGTACAGGAGACTGGAGCAGGAACGTGATAGGGACAGAAAGAAGGCGCGACGAGCCAACGAGGCCTTCAGGCAGCTGGAGAAGCTGAGGGATAAGATCCGAAAGGATCGCAAAAAAGGTTTACTGGTCACGGATCCCACGCAGTTGCCGCCGGAGTTCGCAGCCATGATACCGCCAGTGCCTGTGGTGAAGCCCGAGGTGGGTGTGCCACCAGCCCAACCGCAAAGTCAGCAGCAGGCCACGCcactgctgcagcagcaacagcagcagcagttgcagcaacatcagcaggtggcgcagcagcagcagcagcagcatcagcaaccTCCGCCCACGCACCTGCAGGAACAGCAGTTGAGTCACCAGCTGGCGCATCAGCGGAACCGCATGATGTCCAGCCAACTCACCCaactggccacgccccccgcccaTGCATCGCACCTGCAGCAGCTGAACAAGTTGCAGCAACTCTACCCGCCACGGAGTTTCGGCCATCCCGCCCTGCCAATTGCCGGAGTGACGCTGATGCCGCAGCTCTGCCACCCCATCCTGCATCAGAACCTCAGTGCCACTCTGTACGCGGGTCCACCGAATGGCATCAAGCAGGAGTACGGTCAGGATATCTCCGCCTCGGCAATGGCGGCAGCTCAGGCGGCGGCATTGGCATCGCTGAGAAATCCCCAGCATCAGCAAGATGACGCCGAAATGGTCATAAACCTCGAGCCGGAAATCGTACTCCAAACCGGACCCGATGTGAATCCCGCCCAGCccccgccgcagcagcagcatcatttTAGCgcccaccagcagcaacagcaacagcagcagcaacatcatctccagcagcagcagcagcagcagcattgcAACATGTTCCAGCATATGGCTCCCCAGGCGCACATGCAACACATGCGATCCCTGccacctccgccgccgcccgcTTCGCTGACCTTGCCACCGCTGCCGCCCCCGCCACCTGCAAcgcaccagcagcaacagcaaccagCGCCGCCGCAGCAATTGCAACACGCTCCGCAGTGA
- the LOC108067644 gene encoding basic-leucine zipper transcription factor A isoform X2, translating into METARMETAMETHFMAKMGKWMTPEEEARQKFIMRERDRERKRIKRMNPEYRQMERERDRFRKLTPRPSLMTPEEEARHKFIMRERDRERKRIKRLNPEYRRMERERDRFRKKLTPEEELRLKMIQRERDRERKRIKRMNPEYRRLEQERDRDRKKARRANEAFRQLEKLRDKIRKDRKKGLLVTDPTQLPPEFAAMIPPVPVVKPEVGVPPAQPQSQQQATPLLQQQQQQQLQQHQQVAQQQQQQHQQPPPTHLQEQQLSHQLAHQRNRMMSSQLTQLATPPAHASHLQQLNKLQQLYPPRSFGHPALPIAGVTLMPQLCHPILHQNLSATLYAGPPNGIKQEYGQDISASAMAAAQAAALASLRNPQHQQDDAEMVINLEPEIVLQTGPDVNPAQPPPQQQHHFSAHQQQQQQQQQHHLQQQQQQQHCNMFQHMAPQAHMQHMRSLPPPPPPASLTLPPLPPPPPATHQQQQQPAPPQQLQHAPQ; encoded by the exons ATGGAAACGGCCAGGATGGAGACGGCGATGGAGACCcattttatggccaaaatGGGGAAG TGGATGACCCCCGAGGAGGAGGCGCGCCAAAAGTTCATCATGCGGGAGCGGGACCGCGAACGGAAACGGATCAAGCGCATGAATCCCGAGTACCGGCAGATGGAACGCGAACGGGATCGGTTTCGCAAGCTGACGCCCAGGCCCAGT CTGATGACCCCCGAGGAGGAGGCGCGCCACAAGTTCATCATGCGGGAGCGGGATCGCGAGAGGAAGCGGATCAAGCGCCTCAATCCCGAGTACCGGCGAATGGAGCGCGAGCGCGATCGATTCCGCAAGAAG TTGACCCCCGAGGAGGAGCTGCGACTGAAGATGATCCAAAGGGAGCGGGATCGGGAGAGGAAGCGCATCAAGCGAATGAATCCGGAGTACAGGAGACTGGAGCAGGAACGTGATAGGGACAGAAAGAAGGCGCGACGAGCCAACGAGGCCTTCAGGCAGCTGGAGAAGCTGAGGGATAAGATCCGAAAGGATCGCAAAAAAGGTTTACTGGTCACGGATCCCACGCAGTTGCCGCCGGAGTTCGCAGCCATGATACCGCCAGTGCCTGTGGTGAAGCCCGAGGTGGGTGTGCCACCAGCCCAACCGCAAAGTCAGCAGCAGGCCACGCcactgctgcagcagcaacagcagcagcagttgcagcaacatcagcaggtggcgcagcagcagcagcagcagcatcagcaaccTCCGCCCACGCACCTGCAGGAACAGCAGTTGAGTCACCAGCTGGCGCATCAGCGGAACCGCATGATGTCCAGCCAACTCACCCaactggccacgccccccgcccaTGCATCGCACCTGCAGCAGCTGAACAAGTTGCAGCAACTCTACCCGCCACGGAGTTTCGGCCATCCCGCCCTGCCAATTGCCGGAGTGACGCTGATGCCGCAGCTCTGCCACCCCATCCTGCATCAGAACCTCAGTGCCACTCTGTACGCGGGTCCACCGAATGGCATCAAGCAGGAGTACGGTCAGGATATCTCCGCCTCGGCAATGGCGGCAGCTCAGGCGGCGGCATTGGCATCGCTGAGAAATCCCCAGCATCAGCAAGATGACGCCGAAATGGTCATAAACCTCGAGCCGGAAATCGTACTCCAAACCGGACCCGATGTGAATCCCGCCCAGCccccgccgcagcagcagcatcatttTAGCgcccaccagcagcaacagcaacagcagcagcaacatcatctccagcagcagcagcagcagcagcattgcAACATGTTCCAGCATATGGCTCCCCAGGCGCACATGCAACACATGCGATCCCTGccacctccgccgccgcccgcTTCGCTGACCTTGCCACCGCTGCCGCCCCCGCCACCTGCAAcgcaccagcagcaacagcaaccagCGCCGCCGCAGCAATTGCAACACGCTCCGCAGTGA
- the LOC108067644 gene encoding putative uncharacterized protein DDB_G0268364 isoform X3 has translation METARMETAMETHFMAKMGKWMTPEEEARQKFIMRERDRERKRIKRMNPEYRQMERERDRFRKLTPRPSLTPEEELRLKMIQRERDRERKRIKRMNPEYRRLEQERDRDRKKARRANEAFRQLEKLRDKIRKDRKKGLLVTDPTQLPPEFAAMIPPVPVVKPEVGVPPAQPQSQQQATPLLQQQQQQQLQQHQQVAQQQQQQHQQPPPTHLQEQQLSHQLAHQRNRMMSSQLTQLATPPAHASHLQQLNKLQQLYPPRSFGHPALPIAGVTLMPQLCHPILHQNLSATLYAGPPNGIKQEYGQDISASAMAAAQAAALASLRNPQHQQDDAEMVINLEPEIVLQTGPDVNPAQPPPQQQHHFSAHQQQQQQQQQHHLQQQQQQQHCNMFQHMAPQAHMQHMRSLPPPPPPASLTLPPLPPPPPATHQQQQQPAPPQQLQHAPQ, from the exons ATGGAAACGGCCAGGATGGAGACGGCGATGGAGACCcattttatggccaaaatGGGGAAG TGGATGACCCCCGAGGAGGAGGCGCGCCAAAAGTTCATCATGCGGGAGCGGGACCGCGAACGGAAACGGATCAAGCGCATGAATCCCGAGTACCGGCAGATGGAACGCGAACGGGATCGGTTTCGCAAGCTGACGCCCAGGCCCAGT TTGACCCCCGAGGAGGAGCTGCGACTGAAGATGATCCAAAGGGAGCGGGATCGGGAGAGGAAGCGCATCAAGCGAATGAATCCGGAGTACAGGAGACTGGAGCAGGAACGTGATAGGGACAGAAAGAAGGCGCGACGAGCCAACGAGGCCTTCAGGCAGCTGGAGAAGCTGAGGGATAAGATCCGAAAGGATCGCAAAAAAGGTTTACTGGTCACGGATCCCACGCAGTTGCCGCCGGAGTTCGCAGCCATGATACCGCCAGTGCCTGTGGTGAAGCCCGAGGTGGGTGTGCCACCAGCCCAACCGCAAAGTCAGCAGCAGGCCACGCcactgctgcagcagcaacagcagcagcagttgcagcaacatcagcaggtggcgcagcagcagcagcagcagcatcagcaaccTCCGCCCACGCACCTGCAGGAACAGCAGTTGAGTCACCAGCTGGCGCATCAGCGGAACCGCATGATGTCCAGCCAACTCACCCaactggccacgccccccgcccaTGCATCGCACCTGCAGCAGCTGAACAAGTTGCAGCAACTCTACCCGCCACGGAGTTTCGGCCATCCCGCCCTGCCAATTGCCGGAGTGACGCTGATGCCGCAGCTCTGCCACCCCATCCTGCATCAGAACCTCAGTGCCACTCTGTACGCGGGTCCACCGAATGGCATCAAGCAGGAGTACGGTCAGGATATCTCCGCCTCGGCAATGGCGGCAGCTCAGGCGGCGGCATTGGCATCGCTGAGAAATCCCCAGCATCAGCAAGATGACGCCGAAATGGTCATAAACCTCGAGCCGGAAATCGTACTCCAAACCGGACCCGATGTGAATCCCGCCCAGCccccgccgcagcagcagcatcatttTAGCgcccaccagcagcaacagcaacagcagcagcaacatcatctccagcagcagcagcagcagcagcattgcAACATGTTCCAGCATATGGCTCCCCAGGCGCACATGCAACACATGCGATCCCTGccacctccgccgccgcccgcTTCGCTGACCTTGCCACCGCTGCCGCCCCCGCCACCTGCAAcgcaccagcagcaacagcaaccagCGCCGCCGCAGCAATTGCAACACGCTCCGCAGTGA
- the LOC108067644 gene encoding putative uncharacterized protein DDB_G0268364 isoform X5, translated as MIQRERDRERKRIKRMNPEYRRLEQERDRDRKKARRANEAFRQLEKLRDKIRKDRKKGLLVTDPTQLPPEFAAMIPPVPVVKPEVGVPPAQPQSQQQATPLLQQQQQQQLQQHQQVAQQQQQQHQQPPPTHLQEQQLSHQLAHQRNRMMSSQLTQLATPPAHASHLQQLNKLQQLYPPRSFGHPALPIAGVTLMPQLCHPILHQNLSATLYAGPPNGIKQEYGQDISASAMAAAQAAALASLRNPQHQQDDAEMVINLEPEIVLQTGPDVNPAQPPPQQQHHFSAHQQQQQQQQQHHLQQQQQQQHCNMFQHMAPQAHMQHMRSLPPPPPPASLTLPPLPPPPPATHQQQQQPAPPQQLQHAPQ; from the coding sequence ATGATCCAAAGGGAGCGGGATCGGGAGAGGAAGCGCATCAAGCGAATGAATCCGGAGTACAGGAGACTGGAGCAGGAACGTGATAGGGACAGAAAGAAGGCGCGACGAGCCAACGAGGCCTTCAGGCAGCTGGAGAAGCTGAGGGATAAGATCCGAAAGGATCGCAAAAAAGGTTTACTGGTCACGGATCCCACGCAGTTGCCGCCGGAGTTCGCAGCCATGATACCGCCAGTGCCTGTGGTGAAGCCCGAGGTGGGTGTGCCACCAGCCCAACCGCAAAGTCAGCAGCAGGCCACGCcactgctgcagcagcaacagcagcagcagttgcagcaacatcagcaggtggcgcagcagcagcagcagcagcatcagcaaccTCCGCCCACGCACCTGCAGGAACAGCAGTTGAGTCACCAGCTGGCGCATCAGCGGAACCGCATGATGTCCAGCCAACTCACCCaactggccacgccccccgcccaTGCATCGCACCTGCAGCAGCTGAACAAGTTGCAGCAACTCTACCCGCCACGGAGTTTCGGCCATCCCGCCCTGCCAATTGCCGGAGTGACGCTGATGCCGCAGCTCTGCCACCCCATCCTGCATCAGAACCTCAGTGCCACTCTGTACGCGGGTCCACCGAATGGCATCAAGCAGGAGTACGGTCAGGATATCTCCGCCTCGGCAATGGCGGCAGCTCAGGCGGCGGCATTGGCATCGCTGAGAAATCCCCAGCATCAGCAAGATGACGCCGAAATGGTCATAAACCTCGAGCCGGAAATCGTACTCCAAACCGGACCCGATGTGAATCCCGCCCAGCccccgccgcagcagcagcatcatttTAGCgcccaccagcagcaacagcaacagcagcagcaacatcatctccagcagcagcagcagcagcagcattgcAACATGTTCCAGCATATGGCTCCCCAGGCGCACATGCAACACATGCGATCCCTGccacctccgccgccgcccgcTTCGCTGACCTTGCCACCGCTGCCGCCCCCGCCACCTGCAAcgcaccagcagcaacagcaaccagCGCCGCCGCAGCAATTGCAACACGCTCCGCAGTGA